In the Caenorhabditis elegans chromosome X genome, one interval contains:
- the R07E3.6 gene encoding Prion-like-(Q/N-rich)-domain-bearing protein (Confirmed by transcript evidence), with amino-acid sequence MRVLFCTLVVVAATSAQFFSMGNNRENYYDQFGVKDAISSWSDALKKIAMRNNPKYNAPSRSSFTIPPPTFKAEDLDMNKLKRGKGDSIINEKMLTLLLPRVKGQNPFTTTSTTTTTTTQKPTTSTTTTTTSTTPVPTTTTTTEAATTTVLTTTTEELPKQQLAGRLVQPDMDSGEPESAEDGIDKKKTAEKVDFTTDDNNVSQEADAKPDSTHENGGEHVSTTPEESITENTTAEVPASTASTKDTKLSVKIRSEDEKREEDKLSDDEKPNYMKKLEEIYKKEEELVERELAEMSVAEIFEKEVVIKTTKVTPTSTTTEIPTTTTTEEATTTTEEITTTTTKAPTTTTTQSTTTTTQLPTTTTTTEPTTTTTTVDPLAENEELEKQAIEVMKSLDDEERIDAEKNVEVQKRKDERNAARKRINNFLKMMQKARENKNKPHKETTTSLATEQPKTTTIVASSTETSTVTTDATEATTTTTAPTTTVATTTTKKRSNIPEAEEDEIEETAEKTTTKVTEDGPITTEFPEYIKKRNAIVGIKTLTPAQLEAAINAKPIPSSASEASAPSSNVETAEVAASAAAAPVALPEPIAPPQIALPQLTPDQISQFMRPVASIVEDMRPILGSILQGSSASRARAASVRTYEKTKTPNIRDIMADGYSENSLVGFGSQLAREILNPGILKRDKLTRDKAMAAKLEEAKVRNNAVAESMATGAPLDLSGFPQYQQRPVATNSKLPYFIPPPQGYVGPLPPAPPPPTFRVAPQVPLPVVQTTQTAPKPTLPPTTLPVLTTNKTPRTKDEGYEQGRDGVKTTFHGDSGVMTGGGHSAPTFDYLNMPSESFGLAPVAPPAPPPPPATQATAAPVTAPKPVAPAPSPFGGGGFGGGGGGFGGGNRGNGFGGGSGPSVPFDEVEKNSKTDFSFFSSNRKKL; translated from the exons ATGAGGGTGTTATTTTGCACCCTCGTGGTGGTTGCTGCAACATcggcacaatttttttcaatgggaAATAATCGAGAAAATTATTACGATCAGTTTGGTGTTAAAGACGCAATAAGTTCGTGGAGTGatgcattgaaaaaaatcgcgaTGAGGAATAATCCGAAATA CAATGCCCCAAGTAGAAGCTCGTTTACAATCCCACCACCTACTTTCAAAGCAGAAGACCTGGACATGAACAAGTTGAAACGTGGAAAAGGAGATAGTATTATTAACGAAAAAATGTTGACGCTTTTGCTTCCCCGTGTAAAAGGACAAAATCCGTTCACTACTACTTCCACAACTACCACCACAACAACACAGAAACCAACAACCAGCACAACAACCACAACAACATCTACAACTCCAGTTCCAACAACAACCACCACCACGGAAGCAGCGACTACAACTGTTCTCACAACTACAACGGAAGAGCTTCCAAAGCAACAGTTAGCAGGGAGGCTTGTCCAACCTGACATGGATAGTGGAGAG CCGGAATCTGCCGAAGATGGTATCGACAAGAAGAAAACAGCGGAGAAAGTTGATTTCACAACAGATGACAATAACGTTAGCCAGGAAGCGGATGCGAAACCAGATTCAACGCATGAG AACGGAGGAGAACATGTTTCAACTACGCCTGAAGAATCTATTACCGAAAATACCACTGCTGAAGTACCAGCTTCGACAGCCTCAACGAAAGATACCAAGTTGTCTGTTAAAATCCGAAGTGAGGATGAGAAGAGGGAAGAAGATAAACTGTCCGATGACGAGAAGCCGAACTATATGAAGAAGTTAGaagaaatttacaaaaaggAGGAAGAGCTGGTCGAAAGGGAGCTAGCCGAGATGTCTGTTGCGGAAATATTCGAGAAAGAAGTGGTTATAAAAACGACCAAAGTTACGCCAACAAGTACTACTACTGAAATACCAACGACGACCACTACAGAAGAGGCAACAACCACAACTGAGGAAATCACAACTACTACAACCAAGGCTCCAACAACGACTACCACCCAATCTACAACAACAACCACACAGCTGCCAACAACTACCACGACCACTGAACCCACAACTACTACTACGACAGTTGATccattggctgaaaatgaagaattggaaaaacaaGCAATTGAg GTTATGAAATCATTAGATGATGAGGAGAGGATTGACGCTGAGAAAAATGTCGAAGTCCAAAAGCGAAAGGATGAGAGAAATGCAGCAAGAAAGCGTATAAACAATTTCTTGAAGATGATGC AAAAAGCTAGAGAAAACAAGAACAAACCTCACAAGGAGACCACTACAAGTTTGGCGACGGAGCAGCCAAAAACGACCACAATCGTTGCTTCTTCAACTGAAACCTCTACTGTTACAACTGATGCAACTGAAGCAACAACTACCACAACTGCGCCAACAACAACTGTTGCTACGACTACTACAAAAAAGCGATCAAATATTCCTGAAGCTGAAGAAGACGAGATAGAAGAGACGgctgaaaaaacaacaactaaAGTAACTGAGGATGGACCAATTACAACTGAGTTCCCGGAATACATCAAGAAAAGGAATGCAATTGTTGGAA tcaaaacACTTACGCCAGCTCAATTAGAAGCCGCTATAAACGCAAAACCAATTCCTTCGTCGGCATCTGAAGCAAGTGCACCATCCTCAAACGTTGAAACAGCGGAAGTAGCTGCTTCAGCTGCAGCTGCTCCAGTTGCTCTACCAGAACCAATTGCCCCACCACAGATAGCTCTTCCTCAACTGACTCCCGATCAAATTAGTCAATTTATGAGACCAGTCGCTTCAATTGTTGAAGACATGAGACCAATCTTAGGATCTATCCTGCAAGGATCATCTGCCTCTAGAGCCCGA GCAGCCTCGGTTCGAACTtatgagaaaacaaaaactccgAATATAAGAGATATCATGGCTGATGGATACTCCGAGAACTCACTTGTTGGCTTTGGATCACAGCTGGccagagaaattttgaatccaGGAATTCTCAAAAGAGATAAATTG ACTCGAGACAAAGCCATGGCCGCAAAGTTAGAAGAAGCCAAAGTAAGGAATAATGCTGTTGCTGAGTCTATGGCTACCGGTGCTCCACTTGATTTGTCCGGTTTTCCACAGTATCAGCAAAGACCTGTAGCTACAAAT AGCAAACTGCCATACTTTATTCCACCACCACAGGGATACGTAGGACCTCTTCCACcggctccaccaccaccaacatTCCGAGTTGCACCGCAAGTACCATTACCAGTTGTTCAAACAACtcaaaccgctccaaaaccaaCTCTTCCACCAACTACACTTCCAGTTTTGACAACCAACAAAACAC CAAGAACTAAAGATGAAGGATATGAACAAGGTCGTGATGGAGTGAAGACGACGTTCCACGGAGATTCCGGAGTAATGACGGGAGGAGGACACAGTGCTCCAACATTTGACTATCTGAACATGCCGAGCGAATCATTCGGTCTTGCCCCAGTTGCTCCAccagctccaccaccaccaccagcaaCTCAAGCTACTGCAGCACCTGTGACAGCTCCAAAGCCAGTTGCCCCAGCTCCAAGTCCATTTGGAGGAGGCGGTTTCGGAGGCGGGGGCGGTGGTTTTGGAGGTGGAAATCGAGGCAATGGGTTTGGAGGAGGATCAGGACCATCTGTTCCGTTTGATGAAGTtgagaaaaactcaaaaactgatttctcATTCTTTTCTTCGAACCGCAAAAAGTTATAA